Proteins co-encoded in one Alcanivorax sp. genomic window:
- the gatB gene encoding Asp-tRNA(Asn)/Glu-tRNA(Gln) amidotransferase subunit GatB, producing the protein MSWEVVIGLEIHVQLNTASKLFSGSKLSTGAEPNTQASLVDLGMPGTLPVVNKEAVRKAALFGLAINADICRHSVFERKNYFYPDLPKGYQTTQLDKPVVGAGIVEVQLDNGDKKTVRIHHAHLEEDAGKSLHEAFFDEKGHGMTGIDLNRAGTPLIEVVTEPDMSNAEEAVAFAKKLHAIVTSIGICDGDMSQGNMRFDVNVSIRKPGEPLGTRTETKNLNSFRFMERAIKLEVERQIDVLEDGGEIVQETRLYNGETHTARSMRSKEDANDYRYFPCPDLLPVEITNADLDALKAAMPELPDARKARFIADYQLSDYDADLLSGDLATAAFFEGAAKAGGDAKLAANWVMGELAAKLNTEERIISSSPVSADQLGQLIARLKDGTISSKIAKQVFEACWAGEGDPDAIIEAKGLKQMSDSGELEKIVDDIIANNAPQVDDYRNSDDAKKKKKIGFFVGQAMKATQGKANPQQLNQLLKDKLG; encoded by the coding sequence ATGAGTTGGGAAGTCGTGATCGGTCTGGAAATTCACGTCCAGCTCAACACTGCCAGCAAGCTGTTTTCCGGCAGCAAACTGTCCACCGGCGCCGAGCCCAACACCCAGGCTTCCCTGGTCGATCTGGGCATGCCCGGCACCCTGCCCGTGGTTAACAAGGAAGCTGTGCGCAAGGCCGCGCTGTTTGGCCTCGCCATCAATGCGGACATCTGCCGTCACAGTGTGTTTGAACGGAAAAATTATTTTTATCCGGACCTGCCGAAAGGCTACCAGACCACCCAACTGGACAAGCCCGTCGTGGGCGCCGGCATCGTTGAAGTGCAACTCGATAACGGTGATAAAAAAACCGTTCGCATCCACCACGCTCATCTGGAAGAAGATGCGGGCAAGTCCTTGCATGAAGCTTTCTTTGATGAAAAGGGCCATGGCATGACCGGCATCGACCTGAACCGCGCCGGCACCCCACTGATCGAAGTGGTCACCGAACCGGACATGAGCAATGCCGAAGAAGCGGTGGCGTTTGCGAAAAAACTGCACGCCATTGTCACCTCCATCGGCATCTGCGATGGCGACATGTCCCAGGGCAACATGCGCTTCGATGTAAACGTGTCCATCCGCAAACCCGGCGAGCCGCTGGGCACCCGCACCGAGACAAAAAATCTGAACTCTTTCCGTTTTATGGAGCGTGCCATCAAACTGGAAGTGGAACGGCAGATTGATGTCCTCGAGGATGGCGGCGAGATCGTGCAGGAAACCCGTCTCTACAATGGCGAAACCCACACTGCCCGCTCCATGCGCAGCAAGGAAGACGCCAACGATTACCGCTACTTTCCCTGCCCGGATCTTCTCCCGGTGGAAATCACCAATGCAGATCTGGATGCCCTGAAAGCGGCTATGCCGGAACTGCCGGATGCCCGCAAAGCTCGCTTCATCGCCGATTACCAGCTGTCTGACTACGACGCTGATCTGCTCTCCGGTGACCTTGCCACAGCCGCTTTCTTTGAAGGCGCAGCAAAAGCCGGTGGCGATGCAAAACTGGCCGCCAACTGGGTCATGGGTGAACTGGCCGCCAAACTGAATACGGAAGAAAGAATCATCAGCAGCAGCCCGGTGTCTGCGGATCAACTCGGCCAGCTGATTGCTCGCCTGAAAGACGGCACCATCAGTTCCAAGATCGCCAAGCAGGTGTTCGAAGCGTGCTGGGCCGGCGAAGGGGATCCGGATGCCATCATTGAAGCCAAGGGCCTCAAACAAATGAGCGACAGCGGCGAACTGGAAAAGATCGTCGACGACATCATCGCCAACAATGCCCCCCAGGTTGATGACTACCGCAACTCTGATGACGCGAAGAAAAAGAAAAAAATCGGTTTCTTCGTCGGCCAGGCCATGAAGGCCACCCAGGGCAAGGCCAACCCACAACAGCTCAACCAGTTGCTGAAAGACAAGCTGGGTTAA
- a CDS encoding crotonase/enoyl-CoA hydratase family protein, with protein MTQTFRNRVTLEKKDGTAYITLSRADKYNGLDFDMMEGLIDAAKAVKKDRSLRVVILQGDGKAFCAGLDFATVMTQPLKVVKGFTKYGIKKTNLFQQVCWCWRELPIPVIAVLHGYCYGGGMQIALAADFRMSTPDCEMSIMEIKWGLIPDMTGTVTLRELVPMDVAKELTMTGRLFKGEEAKQLNLVTRVAENPLEEAEKLAEAIKTRSPDGISAGKSLFQQTWNASESQAFDIESKLQFKLMRGKNYRRALAAGKKKQAPEFVDRERDY; from the coding sequence ATGACCCAAACCTTCCGCAATCGCGTCACCCTGGAAAAGAAAGACGGTACCGCCTACATCACCCTGTCCCGCGCCGATAAATATAACGGTCTGGACTTCGACATGATGGAAGGATTGATCGACGCAGCGAAAGCCGTGAAAAAAGATCGCAGCCTGCGCGTGGTTATCCTGCAAGGCGACGGCAAGGCTTTCTGTGCCGGGCTGGACTTTGCCACCGTGATGACCCAGCCACTGAAAGTGGTAAAGGGTTTTACCAAGTACGGCATCAAGAAAACCAACCTTTTCCAGCAGGTGTGCTGGTGCTGGCGTGAACTGCCCATCCCGGTGATCGCCGTGCTGCACGGGTACTGCTATGGCGGCGGCATGCAGATTGCCCTGGCCGCAGATTTCCGCATGAGCACGCCGGACTGTGAAATGTCGATCATGGAAATCAAGTGGGGGCTGATTCCGGACATGACCGGCACCGTCACCTTGCGCGAGCTGGTACCGATGGATGTGGCCAAGGAACTGACCATGACCGGCCGGCTGTTCAAGGGAGAGGAAGCGAAACAACTGAACCTGGTGACACGGGTAGCGGAAAACCCGCTGGAGGAAGCTGAAAAACTGGCTGAGGCCATCAAGACACGCTCCCCGGATGGCATCAGTGCCGGCAAGAGCCTGTTCCAGCAGACCTGGAATGCCTCTGAATCACAGGCCTTCGATATCGAAAGCAAGTTGCAGTTCAAACTCATGCGCGGCAAGAACTATCGCCGCGCCCTGGCCGCCGGCAAGAAGAAACAGGCGCCGGAGTTTGTTGACCGCGAACGGGATTACTAA
- a CDS encoding cyclic nucleotide-binding domain-containing protein produces the protein MISVAEASGGFSALSRMYKRLVNELIGQLPLQPQTLPLAPTEDAFKHGMCEKTTYVIKGGMLGMRCEERKLFIWDEGDLVLPDAGNQEVTYYAESAVLLAAYPTVKLVECILEESHLARLWTRILTTQQAMLVRLLAAHIPDESYTTTGFAYFEPGDVIIHQGEPADFVLSLFEGEADVIVDDVVVGSVSEGEIVGAIALLTHSPRSATVRARSRCSVVKVPKHEFKDLIRSNPGMIHSLLTDMARQIKTLNGQVVELSA, from the coding sequence ATGATATCTGTGGCCGAAGCCAGTGGCGGTTTTTCCGCCTTGTCCCGGATGTACAAACGCCTGGTAAATGAGCTTATCGGGCAGCTTCCCCTGCAACCTCAAACGCTGCCGCTGGCCCCCACCGAGGACGCCTTCAAACACGGCATGTGCGAGAAAACCACCTATGTGATCAAGGGCGGCATGCTGGGCATGCGCTGTGAGGAGCGCAAACTGTTCATCTGGGATGAAGGAGACCTGGTCCTGCCCGATGCCGGCAATCAGGAAGTCACCTATTACGCAGAGAGTGCGGTTTTGCTGGCCGCCTACCCCACCGTCAAACTGGTGGAGTGCATCCTTGAAGAGTCCCATCTGGCGCGCCTGTGGACACGTATACTGACCACGCAGCAAGCCATGCTGGTACGCCTGCTGGCAGCGCATATACCGGATGAATCCTATACCACCACCGGTTTCGCCTATTTCGAACCGGGAGACGTGATCATCCACCAGGGCGAACCCGCCGACTTTGTGCTCAGCCTGTTTGAAGGGGAGGCCGACGTGATCGTGGATGACGTGGTGGTCGGCAGTGTGAGCGAGGGAGAAATCGTGGGTGCCATTGCCCTGCTGACCCACTCGCCACGCAGTGCCACGGTGCGGGCCAGAAGCCGCTGTTCCGTGGTTAAGGTACCCAAGCACGAGTTCAAGGACCTGATCCGTTCCAACCCGGGCATGATCCATAGCCTGCTTACAGACATGGCCCGGCAAATCAAGACGCTCAATGGACAGGTGGTGGAACTGTCAGCGTAA
- the moeB gene encoding molybdopterin-synthase adenylyltransferase MoeB — MFNDEQLERYSRQLMVSEVDLAGQEALAAARVLIVGCGGLASPAALYLAGAGAGRLVLADDDVVEVSNLHRQVAFRGGQVNQPKAEALRDQLQLLNPEVDIRAEVVRVDAPWLERAVADASLVLDCTDNFATRQAINRACVAHRVPLVSGAAIRMDGQFAVFDLREPESPCYACVYGDGVDGDLACNQAGIVGPVVGVIGTLQAQAALQLITGQSLPPSLQLFDGRTLQWRNLVMRRDPGCPVCAGSRPAD; from the coding sequence ATGTTTAACGACGAACAGCTAGAAAGATACAGCCGTCAGTTGATGGTCAGCGAAGTCGATCTCGCCGGCCAGGAAGCCCTGGCTGCGGCACGGGTGCTGATCGTTGGTTGTGGTGGCCTTGCCAGTCCAGCGGCCCTGTACCTTGCCGGTGCCGGTGCCGGGCGGCTGGTGCTGGCAGACGATGATGTGGTGGAGGTAAGTAATCTGCATCGTCAGGTGGCTTTCCGCGGTGGCCAGGTGAATCAGCCCAAGGCCGAAGCCCTCCGTGACCAATTGCAGCTGCTCAACCCGGAGGTGGATATCCGTGCCGAGGTGGTGCGGGTGGATGCGCCCTGGCTGGAGCGGGCGGTGGCCGATGCCTCCCTGGTGCTGGACTGCACCGATAATTTTGCCACCCGGCAAGCAATCAATCGTGCCTGCGTGGCGCACCGCGTGCCGCTGGTCAGCGGGGCCGCCATTCGCATGGATGGCCAGTTCGCGGTTTTTGATCTGCGCGAGCCTGAGTCTCCCTGCTATGCCTGTGTCTACGGTGACGGGGTGGACGGCGATCTGGCCTGCAATCAGGCTGGCATCGTTGGCCCTGTGGTGGGTGTTATTGGCACTCTGCAGGCTCAGGCTGCGTTGCAGCTGATCACCGGGCAGAGCCTGCCACCGTCATTACAGCTGTTTGATGGCCGCACTCTGCAATGGCGCAATCTGGTGATGCGCCGGGATCCGGGGTGTCCGGTCTGTGCTGGCAGCAGGCCTGCCGACTGA
- the prmC gene encoding peptide chain release factor N(5)-glutamine methyltransferase, which produces MRIDAVLRDARRRLTSSPSAALDAELLLCHVLAKTRTWLFTWSDRELDANQLAAFEVLLARREAGEPVAHLTGEREFFGRPFRVTADTLIPRPDTETLIDVALTLPLPAQAKVVDLGTGSGAIGVTLALENPDWQVTLVDLSNAALQVAQSNARQFSAKVQCLQGSWLSFCEGRFDLIVSNPPYIDAADHHLDEGDVRFEPRSALVAENHGLADLSEIVRQASGKLVDGGWLMLEHGFEQGEAVRALLGEAGFHDVRTELDLGGNDRVTLGRIALTSS; this is translated from the coding sequence ATGCGCATTGATGCGGTTCTGCGTGATGCCCGCAGACGGCTGACATCGTCGCCCTCCGCCGCGCTGGATGCGGAGCTTTTGCTCTGTCATGTGCTGGCGAAGACTCGCACCTGGCTGTTTACTTGGTCTGATCGTGAGCTGGATGCCAACCAGCTGGCCGCCTTTGAGGTGCTGCTGGCACGCCGCGAAGCCGGAGAGCCGGTGGCCCACCTGACCGGTGAGCGTGAATTCTTTGGTCGGCCGTTTCGGGTCACTGCCGATACCCTGATACCCCGCCCTGACACAGAAACCCTGATTGATGTGGCCCTGACGTTGCCGCTGCCGGCTCAGGCGAAAGTGGTGGATCTGGGCACGGGCAGTGGCGCCATCGGCGTCACTTTGGCTCTCGAAAACCCGGATTGGCAGGTGACGCTGGTGGATCTCAGTAACGCGGCCTTGCAGGTTGCGCAAAGCAACGCCCGGCAGTTTTCTGCCAAGGTGCAGTGTCTGCAGGGCAGCTGGCTTTCGTTCTGTGAGGGCCGCTTTGATCTGATCGTCAGCAATCCCCCCTATATCGATGCAGCGGATCATCATCTGGACGAAGGCGATGTGCGCTTCGAGCCTCGCTCGGCCCTGGTGGCAGAAAATCATGGGCTGGCGGACCTGTCCGAGATCGTGCGCCAGGCCAGTGGCAAGCTGGTTGATGGCGGCTGGCTGATGCTGGAGCATGGTTTCGAGCAGGGCGAAGCGGTGCGGGCGTTGCTTGGCGAGGCCGGCTTCCATGACGTGCGCACGGAACTGGATCTGGGCGGCAATGATCGTGTCACGCTCGGCAGGATTGCCCTGACTTCTTCATAG
- the prfA gene encoding peptide chain release factor 1 translates to MKASLQGKLDKLVDRFEELSALLSDPDVIGNQNQFRDLSREYSEIDPVVKCYREYQQSVDNLDAARAMQDDSDPEMREMGAEEARDAQARMDELADELQMLMLPKDPRDGANVFLEVRAGTGGDEAAIFAGDLFRMYSKYADRMGWKVELVNASEGEHGGYKEVIARVIGEGVYSRLKFESGAHRVQRVPATESQGRIHTSACTVAIMAEAEDLGDIEIRNEDLRIDTYRSSGAGGQHVNTTDSAVRITHLPTGVVVECQDERSQHKNKAKAMSLLSAKLFDAQQNAAHAEQAAERKSLVGSGDRSERIRTYNYPQGRVTDHRINLTLYRLAEVMEGDLDEVLGALLAEYQADQLAALGEQ, encoded by the coding sequence ATGAAAGCGTCACTGCAAGGCAAGCTGGACAAGCTGGTTGACCGTTTCGAAGAGCTGTCAGCGTTGCTGTCCGACCCGGATGTGATTGGTAACCAGAACCAGTTCCGGGATCTGTCCCGTGAATATTCTGAAATCGATCCGGTGGTGAAATGCTACCGCGAATATCAGCAGAGCGTGGACAATCTGGATGCTGCACGTGCCATGCAGGACGACAGTGATCCGGAAATGCGGGAAATGGGTGCGGAAGAAGCCCGTGACGCCCAGGCGCGCATGGATGAGTTGGCCGACGAACTGCAGATGTTGATGCTGCCGAAGGATCCCCGTGATGGTGCCAATGTGTTTCTTGAAGTCCGTGCCGGCACAGGCGGGGATGAAGCGGCGATCTTTGCTGGCGACCTGTTTCGGATGTACTCCAAATATGCTGATCGCATGGGCTGGAAAGTTGAGCTGGTCAATGCCAGTGAAGGGGAGCATGGCGGCTACAAGGAAGTGATCGCCCGGGTCATCGGCGAGGGCGTCTATTCTCGCCTCAAGTTCGAATCCGGTGCTCACCGGGTACAGCGGGTGCCAGCCACAGAGTCCCAGGGACGTATTCATACCTCTGCCTGCACGGTAGCCATCATGGCCGAGGCGGAAGATCTGGGCGATATCGAGATTCGCAATGAAGACCTGCGGATTGACACCTATCGCTCATCCGGTGCCGGTGGCCAGCACGTTAATACCACCGATTCGGCGGTACGGATCACCCACTTGCCCACCGGCGTGGTGGTGGAGTGCCAGGACGAGCGTAGCCAGCACAAGAACAAGGCCAAGGCCATGAGCCTGCTCAGCGCCAAACTGTTCGACGCCCAGCAGAATGCGGCCCACGCGGAACAGGCTGCGGAACGTAAATCCCTGGTCGGGTCCGGCGATCGGTCCGAGCGTATTCGGACCTACAACTATCCCCAGGGGCGGGTGACCGATCACCGTATCAATCTGACGCTCTACCGACTGGCGGAAGTCATGGAGGGGGATCTGGACGAAGTGCTGGGGGCCCTGTTGGCGGAGTATCAGGCTGACCAGCTGGCCGCTCTGGGCGAACAGTAA
- the hemA gene encoding glutamyl-tRNA reductase, whose amino-acid sequence MNLVAVGVNHTTADVEIRERLAFSTQQAQAALASLRETPGVREAALLSTCNRTELYCLTDEDCPDLVDWLAQRRSLSRDKLESVLYQHQGEQAVEHMMRVAGGLDSLVLGEPQILGQMREAYARAHEAGLLNGELSRLFQEVFSVAKRIRTETGIGANPVSVAYAAVSFARHIFADLKKSRALLIGAGEMIELVARHLSEQQVSEITIANRTAERASELAASVGGRGISLEELPVALERADILISCTAAPLPILGKGMVERALKQRRHRPMFMVDIAVPRDIEPEVGDLDDVYLYTVDHLQEAIQENVRARQDAAQEASELIRDAIVRHRRQRREQDAVGVLRDYREQHTRMAGEELDKALQQLNNGADAEEVLRRFQHSLVNKWLHAPSVTLRKMAAEGRAEALLIARELLLDDDKSSQ is encoded by the coding sequence ATGAATCTGGTTGCTGTTGGCGTTAATCACACCACTGCCGATGTGGAGATACGCGAACGCCTGGCGTTTTCCACGCAGCAGGCGCAGGCAGCGCTGGCCAGCCTTCGAGAAACCCCGGGTGTCCGTGAGGCGGCTCTTCTCTCTACCTGTAACCGAACCGAACTCTATTGCCTGACGGATGAAGATTGTCCGGATCTGGTGGACTGGCTGGCCCAGCGTCGCAGTCTGTCCCGCGACAAGCTGGAGTCGGTGCTGTATCAGCATCAGGGCGAGCAGGCGGTGGAGCACATGATGCGGGTGGCCGGTGGGCTGGACTCGCTGGTACTGGGTGAGCCACAGATTCTGGGGCAGATGCGTGAAGCATACGCCCGAGCCCATGAGGCGGGCCTGCTCAACGGCGAGTTGTCCCGGTTGTTCCAGGAAGTCTTTTCGGTAGCCAAGCGGATTCGCACTGAAACCGGTATCGGCGCTAACCCGGTGTCCGTGGCCTATGCGGCGGTGTCCTTTGCCCGGCATATCTTTGCGGATCTGAAAAAAAGCCGGGCCCTGTTGATCGGTGCCGGGGAAATGATCGAGCTGGTGGCGCGGCATCTCAGTGAGCAGCAGGTCAGTGAGATCACCATTGCCAACCGTACCGCAGAGCGGGCCAGTGAGCTGGCCGCCAGTGTGGGTGGGCGGGGGATCAGTCTGGAAGAATTGCCGGTGGCGCTGGAGCGTGCGGATATCCTGATTTCCTGTACTGCGGCACCCTTGCCGATTTTGGGCAAGGGCATGGTGGAGCGTGCCCTCAAGCAACGTCGCCACCGGCCCATGTTCATGGTGGATATCGCCGTACCACGGGATATCGAACCGGAGGTGGGCGATCTGGATGATGTCTATCTGTACACCGTGGACCACCTGCAGGAAGCCATTCAGGAGAATGTGCGCGCCCGTCAGGATGCCGCCCAGGAAGCGTCGGAGCTGATCCGCGATGCCATCGTCCGTCATCGCCGCCAGCGCCGCGAACAGGATGCCGTGGGCGTGCTGCGTGATTATCGTGAGCAGCATACCCGCATGGCCGGAGAGGAACTGGACAAGGCCCTTCAACAGCTGAATAACGGCGCAGATGCAGAAGAAGTGTTGCGCCGTTTCCAGCATTCCCTGGTCAATAAATGGCTGCACGCGCCCAGTGTCACCCTGCGCAAAATGGCGGCAGAGGGGCGAGCTGAAGCCCTGCTGATCGCTCGTGAGCTGTTGCTGGATGACGACAAGTCGTCGCAATAG
- a CDS encoding tetratricopeptide repeat protein: MTRLFILPLCGLLLLQGCTHQPADVTPKPPPREQAEPVPLAPPGYDSESLADLLVAEVAAQRQAYGVTLGYYTDVAKNTGDIKVLSQASKLAHYLEDHHQALQLSQQWLEQEPQSEEALQLAILSEIRLGNTEATTRYLDTLLGTHGEPALGRLVAQARGLDAEGNLHLVEALAQLTDHYPEQAPLWYARALWKEREGDLQAALEADEQALKRMPRHEDALLLKAQLLYKLGETRKALRHLKKLVRKYPDARRTRLAYVRMLLAEGDIKQAEKQLNIMAERNPDDLDLKFSLALLALEAGATNTARDQLEQLLALNYRPDEVHLYLAQGEEQDKNLDAAIDHYLRVRGPQSLRARVQAARLLVVQGNTGQASALLNDLKNQHPEMATSLTLSEAEMLNNNGQGQQALTLLNTALAANPDNKDLRYSRAMLSEKTGDLAQLETDLRHILSLNPDDSSALNALGYTLADRTGRLEEAHEYVSRALALSPEDPAILDSMGWVLYRQGKLKEARNYLRRAYEKFPDPEVAAHYGEVLWKLGAQNQAREIWRDALNNNPDAPFVRETMERLGARL; encoded by the coding sequence ATGACGCGTCTTTTCATTTTGCCGCTGTGCGGCCTCCTACTCCTGCAGGGGTGCACCCATCAACCTGCTGATGTCACGCCAAAGCCCCCTCCCCGGGAACAGGCGGAGCCGGTCCCGCTGGCGCCTCCCGGTTATGACAGCGAATCACTGGCCGATCTGCTGGTGGCGGAAGTGGCGGCGCAACGCCAGGCCTACGGCGTGACCCTGGGGTACTACACCGATGTGGCCAAAAACACCGGAGACATCAAGGTACTCAGCCAGGCCTCCAAACTGGCCCACTATCTGGAAGATCACCATCAGGCACTGCAACTCAGTCAGCAATGGCTGGAACAGGAACCACAAAGCGAGGAAGCCCTTCAGCTGGCTATCCTGTCCGAAATCCGGCTGGGCAACACTGAAGCCACCACCCGTTATCTGGACACCCTGCTCGGCACCCATGGCGAACCCGCCCTCGGCCGCCTGGTAGCACAGGCACGAGGGCTGGACGCCGAAGGCAACCTGCACTTGGTGGAAGCTCTGGCTCAACTGACGGACCACTACCCCGAACAGGCCCCCCTGTGGTACGCCCGCGCCCTCTGGAAAGAGCGTGAGGGGGACCTGCAAGCCGCTCTGGAGGCTGACGAACAGGCCCTCAAACGCATGCCCCGTCACGAAGACGCCCTGTTGCTCAAGGCGCAACTGCTCTACAAGCTGGGCGAAACGCGCAAGGCACTGCGCCACCTGAAAAAGCTGGTCCGCAAATACCCGGATGCCCGCCGAACACGGCTGGCCTATGTGCGCATGCTGCTGGCTGAGGGCGACATCAAGCAGGCCGAAAAGCAGCTCAACATCATGGCCGAGCGCAACCCGGATGACCTGGATCTGAAATTTTCACTGGCCCTGCTGGCGCTGGAAGCCGGCGCCACCAATACCGCCCGGGACCAGCTGGAACAGCTGCTGGCTCTGAATTACCGCCCTGACGAAGTGCACCTTTACCTGGCCCAGGGAGAAGAGCAGGACAAGAATCTGGACGCGGCCATCGATCACTATCTCAGGGTGCGAGGCCCTCAATCCCTGCGCGCCCGGGTACAGGCGGCAAGGTTGCTGGTGGTTCAGGGAAATACAGGCCAGGCCTCCGCCTTGCTCAACGACCTGAAGAACCAGCATCCGGAGATGGCCACCAGCCTCACGCTCAGCGAGGCCGAGATGCTCAACAACAATGGTCAGGGACAACAGGCGCTGACTCTGCTCAATACCGCCCTGGCGGCCAACCCGGACAACAAGGATCTGCGCTACAGTCGCGCCATGCTGTCAGAAAAAACGGGCGATCTGGCCCAACTGGAAACGGATTTGCGCCACATTCTCTCGCTCAATCCGGACGACTCCAGCGCCCTCAACGCGCTGGGCTACACCCTCGCCGACCGGACCGGCCGCCTGGAGGAAGCCCACGAGTATGTCTCCAGGGCTCTGGCATTGAGCCCGGAAGACCCGGCTATTCTCGATTCCATGGGCTGGGTGCTGTATCGCCAGGGCAAGCTCAAGGAGGCACGCAATTACCTGAGACGCGCCTACGAAAAATTCCCTGACCCGGAAGTGGCCGCCCATTACGGCGAAGTCCTGTGGAAACTGGGCGCCCAGAACCAGGCCCGCGAAATCTGGCGAGACGCCCTCAACAACAACCCGGACGCGCCCTTCGTCCGGGAGACCATGGAAAGACTTGGAGCCCGTCTTTGA
- the lolB gene encoding lipoprotein insertase outer membrane protein LolB codes for MKALAPLIALLFVLGGCQTRPASTETYTHPGQIQQWQMDGKLGYRTASDGGSATFEWQQTPTRGDIRFSGPLGFGSAELRWDTGRAELITAKEQYQARSPGELAWHLTGFWLPISALQYWARGLPWPGAPGEASYDDSEQLLTLDQLGWHLEFDRYQPVSGVSLPHRVKAQQNGNRFTLLIKQWAPGKP; via the coding sequence TTGAAAGCCCTAGCCCCCCTGATTGCCCTATTGTTTGTTCTGGGCGGCTGTCAGACCCGCCCTGCCAGCACAGAGACTTACACCCACCCGGGCCAGATCCAGCAGTGGCAAATGGATGGCAAACTGGGCTATCGCACCGCCAGTGACGGCGGCAGCGCCACCTTCGAATGGCAGCAAACCCCCACCCGCGGTGACATACGCTTTTCCGGCCCATTGGGCTTTGGTAGCGCCGAACTGCGCTGGGACACTGGCCGTGCCGAGCTGATCACGGCCAAGGAACAATACCAGGCCCGCAGCCCCGGGGAACTGGCCTGGCATCTGACCGGGTTCTGGCTGCCCATCTCGGCCCTCCAGTACTGGGCCCGTGGTCTGCCTTGGCCTGGTGCCCCGGGCGAAGCCAGCTACGATGACAGCGAGCAACTGCTGACGCTGGACCAGCTTGGCTGGCACCTGGAATTCGACCGTTACCAACCGGTCTCCGGTGTGAGCCTGCCCCACCGGGTCAAGGCACAACAGAATGGCAACCGGTTCACCCTGCTGATCAAGCAATGGGCACCCGGCAAGCCATGA
- the ispE gene encoding 4-(cytidine 5'-diphospho)-2-C-methyl-D-erythritol kinase: MTLTLPAPAKLNLFLHITGRRNDGYHSLQTLFALLDQGDTLTFESAPSLQLHCDAPQVPCDESNLILKAAAGLREHTGCQQGARITLDKRLPMGGGVGGGSSDAATALLGLNQLWGLNLSLATLAELGLSLGADVPVFVKGKSAWAEGVGEQITPVSLPDAHFLVIHPGIHVSTARIFGDRELTRDTPISKLPASLEAVLTRDFHNDCEAVATKHFPEIGKTLDWLRQHTGNARMTGTGACCFARLTGPQQGQQLLQQLPQHWTGFVARSRNTSPLHEALARFRETQNSGESAQTGKTHR, from the coding sequence ATGACGCTCACACTCCCGGCCCCGGCCAAGCTCAACCTGTTTCTGCATATCACCGGGCGTCGAAACGACGGCTACCACAGCCTGCAGACGCTATTTGCCCTGCTCGACCAGGGCGACACCCTGACCTTCGAGTCCGCACCCAGCCTGCAGCTGCACTGTGATGCCCCGCAAGTACCCTGCGATGAGAGCAACCTGATTCTCAAGGCAGCAGCCGGACTTCGGGAGCATACCGGCTGTCAGCAAGGCGCCCGGATCACGCTGGACAAGCGTCTTCCCATGGGCGGCGGGGTGGGCGGCGGCTCTTCCGATGCCGCCACCGCCCTGCTGGGGCTGAATCAGCTCTGGGGGCTAAACCTGTCTCTGGCCACTCTTGCCGAACTGGGACTGTCATTGGGGGCAGATGTGCCCGTGTTCGTGAAGGGAAAATCCGCCTGGGCCGAGGGTGTGGGAGAGCAAATCACCCCCGTTTCACTGCCAGATGCACATTTTTTAGTCATTCATCCCGGAATTCATGTATCAACTGCTCGAATTTTCGGCGACCGGGAATTGACAAGGGATACCCCCATCAGTAAATTACCGGCCTCGCTTGAGGCGGTGCTGACCCGCGACTTTCACAACGACTGTGAAGCGGTGGCAACAAAGCACTTTCCGGAGATCGGAAAGACGCTGGACTGGCTCAGGCAACATACGGGCAACGCCCGTATGACCGGCACAGGCGCTTGCTGCTTTGCAAGACTGACCGGACCGCAACAGGGGCAGCAATTGCTGCAACAGTTGCCACAACACTGGACAGGTTTCGTCGCTCGAAGCAGAAATACTTCCCCTCTTCATGAGGCACTGGCAAGGTTTCGAGAGACACAGAATTCAGGCGAATCTGCACAAACCGGAAAGACACACCGGTAA